The nucleotide sequence aaaaatatatatatatatttatataaatatatatatatatttatataaatagatataagGATTTACCGTGTAAAATTATTTCTACTTCATTAAACGTATAAGTAATCTAACGTGGACAATTTTTACTTCGTGTCATAAAGAAACATTTGTACGTGTCGTTATTAAATTGATATAACCCGGATCCTGTCTTTATTACGTCACGGCTGCAGTCTTCCATATCCAGGTGCTACCGTATACATCTGACTCCAAAATTAAGTGTATTATTTTCAATTTGTCACATAAACATAACGACGTGTTCTAAATTCAGCAAGAAATTATTACTTTCGTTAACAAGAAATATTACCAACATTCTTTATAGTAAAAGCGCCACGGCATGGATTTAACTCATGACAGTTGTTTTTGCACGGGATCCTAGGGCTGATGGGACATggaaagggagggagggaagaagGAAGGAGAAGGGCAGGGACAAGGGCAGGGACAAGGGTAGGTAGGGAGCTGGTGAGCTAGGGATCTGGGGAGGGAATGGCCacgggcagtggcggcggaaccgggggggggggggttgggtggggggctcagcccccaatgaaaaagttgagggggcaaatgcatgatacgccccccaatatttaccaaggctccgaaacgtgcatctgcccatttttcaatgcatacttgtcgttctgtccgatgcacacgtatactctataggtgtaataattttagtaaatcccgggggaccctcggcccgtcccctggctatagacctttgcgagtacactacgagtaatagctactctcttaaaacatcatcgaatatacaaattacaatgttttttacagatttttacgtgcaatctgagaaattgcaggcttgagactcatattttagggctaggtattcgcagcataaaacactcgggaagtgccgtttccggccatctgggggtttgaaaaacccaaaattttctcgTACGCtccgatggtggcgcttcgcttagatagtctcccgCATtagcacccctccccccaataatttccccgttccgccgcgcctggttaTGGGaagagaggagggagggaggaataCAGGGAGGAAGGAGAGGGATGAATAAGGGCTTAATCctataataaaacatttacaaGACCTACAACCATTATAGTGGCAACGATAGATATTATCCAGCCGACGACGATGGCTTGGTTAGCTAATCTACGGGCCTCTTCCGCAGCATGTCTTGCCGCCACCATTTCACCGTAAGAGGCTCGAATGCTTGCCTGttcaaggaaaagaaaaatggcAAGTTTAAGCTTGTTCTAGCTTGCCGGATTAGGACTCACTTCGGTCATCGTCACGTGGTAAATCGTTGATATTTCATTGGCATTGAAAGTTCACGTGTGCTTCAGACTACGCCTGATCAAGATTGTTATCCCTATACATATCACTATAGTCTCGACATGTAAAGGGATATACTGTGCTTTAACCCACTTCAGATATGTGAGGATTGGTGTGTCAGTGCCCTAGTTGGTGAGGGGAAagtcatgaataattcattatcTTACAGAAATATCAAGTATGTAcgctttttggtttcgatgaaatcgtaacctatgcattaatGCAGGCGGAGactgtgtgcgtgtgtgtgtgtgacgcctggcttgtaaacacggtatctcaagtagggaagcttggaccaatatAATATTTGCTGTacatgagtaccacattgagtagatgtgccctattggtTTTTGGTGCCCGTGAatgtcaccaaaggtcagttagaggccaaaaaccaaaatattaaaacaagcaataactcccattgacagggtacgatatggttgatattttgggactagttgtgaatggggtcagggataatttcaaaacataacggtcgTGTGAttcaaggtcaacaaaggtcaatcaggggtcaaaaactagtatttttgcaataacttgagaaccaaatgtccgtcaaggttgggagttacgctattgtaatccaggaGTCGACActcatctaggtgacctttgacctcaggttgacctctgatgacctttaTCAgttattttgggttatttgaattttcgtggctataatcggatctcaaaggtaccttctgatcaaaatggtccatagttgacccctgtgcgaccttcgtgtgcgaagtagAATGGTCGCACAggcttgtcatgttgctttttggaatcagcgtgtcaaactgCATCGACCGCGAGGTCaaatggtcaaaggtcaaattttgaaaaatatgctcattttaggagatacggggcaaaacaaatcaaaaccaaaaaaagtttgtcaatatgttgctatatgatagagctctttgtgctatatataggaaaccaactcccgcttcaatcggacacccagttctcaagttatgaggggccaaattggttttgatacctttctagtaataacattatgtgtgtacattgtaggccAATCAAATTTTACGACAGAGTGCACCTcatcaagagaaacatttttgataaaactctcaggtcatccaaggtcattgaaggttgattatgtgcaaaaaactgtcagtttatgctaatttttgcaacaacttctagtcactaAGTCTGACATgactggtatattaggacaagttgtgaatgaagtaagGGCACATTTTCTAAAATAACCgcgatgtgatccaaggtcaccaaaggtcaattatgggtcaaaatgtgttttttattctcaataacttgtgaaactaccactgacagggtccgacatggttgatatttcgtgactagttgtgaatgggtaagggatcgtttccaaacataacggtaatatcATCCAAAGtgaacaaaggtcaattaggggtcaaaaactagtatttttgcaacaacttgaGAACCGAATGTTGATCAAGCTCAGAATTTTGGGACAGAGTGCACAATATCAaagggaacatttttgataaaaaccattaggtcatccaaggtcattcaaggttgattatgtgcaaaaaactgccaaaTTATGCTACGTTTTGCAACAACATCTAGTCACGAAGtttgacatggctgatatattgggacaagttgtgagtggagtagggacacattttcaaatataactgtaatgtaatccaaggtcaacaattatgggtcaaaatgtttttttttttggcagtatatagtgaaactaccattgacagggtccaaGATGGTTAATATTTGTGGACTacttgtgaatggggtaagggatcgtttcaaaacataacagtcatgcgATCCAAGGtgaacaaaggtcaattaggggtcaaaaactaatatttttgcaataagTTGAGAACCAAATGAcaatcaaggttgggagttacgctattgtaatacaatagtcgacctgcatttgggtgacctttgacctcaggctgacctccagtgacctgtataaGCTTCTTTCatgttgattctttgaagtttcgtggtCATATTCTAATCTtaattgtccataagtggactcctctgcaaccttaatgtgaGAAGTTATTGGAAATTTGCTTTGGTTTTGTAAtgcttggtgtgtggattcattaCATTGAGTAccagaaccctattgtttttgatgaaggtgtgtataaccacgtacagtagactgacctgtgtaaGCATGCCAttgtgttattgtaacagctagttctggttatactaacaagcaaaagtctagtgcactgaagtcatcgaaacctcaatacattttgcattctggttaccGCTTGTGACCACAAAATAATGTTCGGTGCAAATAGGCATAAAGCTATGGACATATACATATGTGACGTCATTCCACAAAGATAATACATGGGAGCGTTGAATTACTTGCGCCGCTAGATCTAGGTTGTTTGTGACAGGGAAGAACTTATACGCAATGTACAGGCCCATTTATCATCATCTGAATTTGGTTAATATTTAGGACAAATAGTCGTAAATCAGCCGAGATCAACCTTAGAAGTGATAGAATTGACCAAGTTATGATGTGGGAGAGGTATCATTTTGGTATCATTTTATGTACAAAGTGTTAACTTGTGTGTCTTTATGTTTCCCAAGTCATTATTACCCTATCCTGGTTGCCCCACTTGGTCGGTTCATTTCATTTGATGTGATTCCTGAAAGCACACGTTAGTTGTGCCTTTTAATTGTCAGTCAGCTGTCAGTGCTCAATACATTATCTaatggaatgaatgaatggatgaatggttgaatggatgaataaatgaatacatgtatacatgaatggatgaatgaatgaatgaatatatgaatactTGAATGGAagaatgaatgaacaaatgaatgaatgaataaataaatgaatggaaTGAAGgattgaatggatgaatgattGAATTCATGAATTCATTAattgatgaatgaatgaatgaatggttgaatggatgaataaatgaatacatgaatagatggatgattgaatgaatgaataaataaatgacgaatgaatgggtggatggatgaatgaatgattgaatggatggatgaatcaatgaatgataaatgattgcatgaacgaatgaatggatgaatcaatgaatgataaatgaatgcatgaacgaatgaatggatgaatgaatgaaggaatTGATGAATTAATTCAGGAATGAAGGAATTCATGTTATTTGATACCTCATTGGACTTCCGAACTGCCGAACTTCCAAGTGGCCAGAAGCACCATAGGCTACACATTGCTAACTCATGGTAGTCATCGAATTGCTCTGTGGACACTCTGGTCACCGTCTGGTTGTGTGGTGGTCTAGTGGGCCTGCCCTGTAAAATAAACATAGAAAACATTAACCCCAATCAGAGACGGTGGAGTAGGGTTCAATTAAACCTGAGAGGGAATGGGAGGGAAAACTTCGAAGGGCAGTAGGACATGTGACTGTGATTTTACGGAGCAACCCGCAAAGCCAGTTCAAAATCGTCCAGTGAAAATCCCCCACTCTCCCCAACGACAAACAATTGAATGAACACAGTCGTTGTGaacgatttttttctttctttctatagtTTATGAAAAAGTTCAGTTCACACTTCAAAGTGCTAGTATGAACAATATACCTTTCTATTAGATAAAGGCTCGAAGAGTACAATATTCTATATGAGTGCTTCGAAAAGGTTAGAGTAAACTTTGGAGTGTTCACAAACCGTTTATAGAAGGCAGGTATGAAGGCCTAATGAATATATGACACGAAACCGtatgcacacaaacacacatgtttgttttacattcagaccgaggaccccattgtattttccattgttcaaatccacgtaccctaaccttaacaatattCCATACAATAGAGTTCTTCGGAGGACGTgatgattctttagaaatcacaactgGGACCTGGATTCTTTtattcaagtcctcggtcagaatacaaaacaaacgcacacggTTATCAATCTTGAGGGATACAGTAGGAGAGAAATTTCTGATGCGCTGATAAGGGAATAAATATGTGTGATCTTCCAGTTGATACCGTATTCATCGTTACTTACATTTGGAGTCATTTCGTTGGTCTGAAGATGCCCCGTCGAGTTTCCTTGACTGGGTCCTTCATCCATTGGGATGTAGAGAGGTTCAGCTAGTGAAGAGATGAAGTTTGACACTATTTCAAACCCTATCGATGCAAAGTTTGTGCTTTTACATAGTTACCCTGTCATCTCAGTATAATGCTAATTCGTACCAAAGCATTTCAAAGTTTTATGCTATTCCGTACCAAAGCATTTCAAAGTTTGATGCTATTTCAAACCGTATCCGCCCAAAGTTTGATGCTATTTCATCCTCTATCCGCCCAAAGTTTGATACTATTCATAATCTCTCCGCCCAAAGTTTGATGCTATTTCAAACCCTATCAGTACAAAATTTGATGCTATTTGTATAGACACTGTATACTAATATTAGTTTTAAAGTGTGCGGGTGCGTACGGTAGGTATATGTTAGTGTGAGTGAGTGACGGGGATGGTAGCGTCTGGGACACTGTCCGCCTTTCTAACAAGCTTCTCATCATACTTGGAGACTGCATTAGGATACTAGTGGTCGCTAACTCCCTTACCagtaatcaaatttaattttgagaaaTGAGTGTAGtttacaaagaagaaaagatatCATGTTATTACGCAGTTCTCTTTGATTATCAGTGATTCAAGTTAAATTTCGAGTGCAGATCTCAGCACTTTTGCGAACGTCATTTCAATAGCTATAACCTACTACCAGTATTTAACATGGATCATATATCGACAGTGTGTATCATCTTGGTTTGCAGTGCATTCGATCATCTCCACAAGGAATGTCGCCAGCCTAAATGAGCGGTTGATCTGCGAATATGCGAAGTACAGTTACAGTCAATCGAATTAGCCATAAATATCCCTGAGTCGAGTTCAGTcagtaacgtgagtaaccggaACAATTTCAGTTTAGAAATGCAGTACCCTATTTGCCACAAATCTTTTCATTTTGGAGAATCAACCTTATGGTACAGCCGTGTTTGCAATCACAACCGCACAAAGGAACCCGTTAGCCATATCACATCATTCGTACCATTCAAAATAAGATTAAAACGATTTATTCAAAGAGACAGAGAAAGGAAAATACTCACCAGACATTTCGACAATGAAGTTAATTCAGATAGAAAGCTTTCCGACAATAGTTTGAGGCGGACGACACTTTTGCTATCACCTTACTGTAGCAACTCAGCCTTCACATTCAAGAACAAAAGGCCAACTGCCAACTATCAATTTGACTCCTGTTGATTACGTACAGACGACTCAAAGGAAGTTAATAGCAAACAAAAGGAAACTGTTTCTGAGTTTCCTGACAGTGTTTTATGACTCACTGAAAAGGAAAGGTTGTTTGGATAAGTTTGGATAGGGAGGGTCTGTTTTTACTGGggaagaaaaactcatgcaagactgaacaagacaatatacatatttttaccttatacggaatacggacatttcaatgatgttaaggcagggagttgttatggaaacttcCTGGTTAAGGTCACATACACGATTGTTTACGTctagttgtctgatgatcgccgcacACTGTAGGCGTGAAAACTCGAGTAACAGTGTGCTGAAGTCTTGGAaaatcggattattttaatccgtgtcggattatatatatatatatatatatattacaaaaattaaaaacaccACAGATTTTAACttatacatctatttaccaaaattaatacaaaaagaacgacatgtttcgaaagtagcgactttcatcatcaggttacaaacgcaaaatgaacaagtaatagCAAACAAGTGTACACCAGCAATAACACACAAGGACAAGTAGATTAACTCAAAAAAGATAACACTGGACAGTCAAGCTGTTTGTTGAGAATAGGTTTATCCCAATTGATATGTAGGATTTCTTTGATCCTAATCTGGAGTTAAGTGGGAGCTGAGTTGATAATTTTGAAAGAGGTGTTGTCACAT is from Apostichopus japonicus isolate 1M-3 chromosome 16, ASM3797524v1, whole genome shotgun sequence and encodes:
- the LOC139983547 gene encoding uncharacterized protein isoform X3, with protein sequence MSAEPLYIPMDEGPSQGNSTGHLQTNEMTPNGRPTRPPHNQTVTRVSTEQFDDYHELAMCSLWCFWPLGSSAVRKSNEASIRASYGEMVAARHAAEEARRLANQAIVVGWIISIVATIMVVGLVNVLL